The Pleurodeles waltl isolate 20211129_DDA chromosome 6, aPleWal1.hap1.20221129, whole genome shotgun sequence genome has a segment encoding these proteins:
- the LOC138301819 gene encoding toll-like receptor 13 — MATALCDIYEWDQLGSPGVLDPTCFGFPLEGFRIFSKCSTVRNMEVDLKEVPMDVDTLCLVLHVRTIPTGSFSRYQNLTRLYLYGLFHVSARAFSGIANLRHLGIEGKYIWHVLTIDMDDQAFSGLENLTRLDLRNVVIFGDYQKNLFKPLHRIQVIDLSENEVHRIYRLTTMLQSLASLRILGIKRNDIVAARAVDCISTTNIMNSTVFSPKISTLDLTSNELKIVEENSFCNFPHLTVLKADATGLKVINLLWSGIKSIEILSLNAMKNQDYLKIKDVCTVVSRLGVRNLTVAQNFISSLPAESFEGCSFLWSLNMSDNLLWAFTNDMAKKLLNLRSLVLSVNKIKRLDLCTPGIPNVLSNLMHLDLSFNRIAKIGSGSLFCLAYLETMDLSSNYLVSLEKDTFVGLDRLQSLRLDYNKLFLLENFYFDHLGSVRVLGLRGNSLKNDNSSLIMMSDLQALSISFETTMNLKIRQKQLTTLTLEAKSSISVGCTNNCSLLEVLNISAPVIYIDSCKHPPFKSVKELYLHENHMMQCLPIVTTDSEGLALRSFTKLEHLYYSSSADMPFYKFSSPLNNSLQHLLNLRHLHLRNLKLDIKNGFLTPEQLFWNLTHLRTLILEDSGIQDFTDTMFRDLVSLELLIFKSQPVKTLQEGLLDHMESLCYIYLNDVPLDCSCEQAWIRRWVTTHPQVRVPKLGNQTCSLGSQKMNYLHFLEKDCSLMIGYPLFIGTFSFHMLFLITALLYHKMRWYLLYLFYMLRTWWDYRGRRDRQRQYDFDAFVSYSSCDEAWVVSEFLPNLEERGPPFFKVCLHGRDFEVGKDIMDNIVDSIYRSRWVVCLISRHYLRSHWCSLEVRMATYRLLAERKDSLVMVFLEKVSTRSLSRYHQLAKLVKKKTYLEWEEDLVQQPLFWARLRKAIGGDGAEHQDIIVK, encoded by the coding sequence ATGGCCACTGCCTTGTGCGACATCTACGAGTGGGACCAGCTGGGATCTCCAGGAGTGCTGGATCCGACCTGCTTTGGATTCCCCTTGGAGGGGTTCAGGATCTTCAGCAAATGCAGCACAGTGAGGAACATGGAGGTGGATCTAAAGGAGGTTCCAATGGACGTGGACACCCTCTGTCTGGTCTTACACGTACGTACCATCCCCACAGGCTCGTTCTCCAGGTATCAGAACCTGACCCGGCTGTATTTGTATGGATTGTTTCATGTTTCTGCAAGAGCCTTCAGTGGTATTGCCAACCTGAGACATCTGGGAATTGAAGGAAAATATATTTGGCATGTTCTAACCATAGACATGGATGATCAGGCGTTCAGCGGATTGGAGAACCTAACTCGTTTGGACCTCAGAAATGTGGTCATTTTTGGAGATTatcaaaaaaatctttttaaacccTTACACAGAATACAGGTGATTGACTTATCTGAGAATGAGGTTCATAGGATATACAGACTGACAACTATGCTTCAGTCGCTGGCCTCTCTGAGGATCCTGGGAATAAAGAGGAATGATATTGTTGCAGCTCGGGCAGTGGACTGCATTAGCACaaccaacatcatgaacagcacagtTTTCTCTCCAAAGATTTCCACCCTCGACTTAACAAGCAATGAGCTAAAGATTGTGGAGGAAAATTCATTTTGCAACTTCCCTCATCTTACTGTCCTCAAGGCAGATGCGACTGGTCTCAAGGTCATTAACCTTCTCTGGTCTGGAATAAAGAGCATTGAAATCCTGTCCCTAAATGCCATGAAAAATCAAGACTATCTGAAGATTAAAGATGTCTGCACAGTGGTGTCCCGTCTAGGGGTCAGGAACTTGACAGTTGCTCAAAACTTTATTTCAAGTCTTCCCGCTGAGtcctttgaaggatgctctttccTGTGGTCTCTTAACATGTCCGACAACCTCCTTTGGGCCTTTACAAACGATATGGCAAAGAAACTGCTAAACCTGAGGTCCCTCGTTCTCTCTGTAAACAAGATAAAACGCCTAGACCTGTGCACACCTGGGATTCCCAATGTTTTATCCAACCTCATGCACCTTGATCTTTCTTTCAACCGCATCGCCAAGATTGGATCTGGGAGCCTCTTCTGCTTGGCTTATCTGGAGACAATGGATCTCAGTAGTAATTACCTTGTGTCCCTGGAAAAGGACACCTTTGTTGGTCTTGACAGGCTACAATCACTGCGGCTTGACTACAATAAACTCTTTCTTCTTGAGAACTTCTATTTTGATCACTTGGGTAGTGTCAGAGTGCTGGGCCTCAGGGGCAACTCACTCAAGAATGACAATAGCTCCCTGATCATGATGAGCGACCTTCAGGCGCTATCCATCAGCTTTGAGACTACTATGAATTTAAAAATCAGACAGAAACAACTCACTACTCTTACCTTGGAAGCAAAGTCTTCAATATCTGTGGGATGCACAAATAACTGCAGCTTACTTGAAGTCCTTAATATTAGTGCTCCAGTGATTTATATTGACTCGTGCAAGCACCCGCCCTTCAAATCTGTCAAAGAACTTTACCTACATGAAAACCACATGATGCAATGTTTACCAATTGTGACCACTGACAGTGAAGGCTTGGCTCTCCGGTCTTTTACTAAACTTGAACATTTGTACTATAGTTCTTCTGCAGATATGCCTTTCTATAAATTCTCCAGTCCCTTGAATAACAGCCTGCAGCATCTTCTCAATTTACGTCATCTCCATCTGAGAAACCTAAAGTTGGACATAAAAAATGGGTTTCTGACTCCTGAGCAGCTGTTCTGGAACTTGACGCACCTCAGAACCCTGATCCTGGAGGATTCTGGGATACAGGACTTTACAGACACCATGTTTAGAGACCTTGTTTCTTTGGAGCTCTTAATCTTCAAGTCCCAGCCTGTGAAAACTCTACAGGAGGGTCTGCTCGACCACATGGAAAGTCTGTGTTACATCTACCTGAACGATGTGCCCCTGGACTGCTCCTGTGAACAAGCCTGGATAAGAAGATGGGTGACCACCCACCCCCAAGTGAGAGTGCCGAAGCTGGGAAATCAGACATGCTCTCTTGGGTCACAGAAGATGAATTACCTGCATTTCTTGGAGAAAGACTGCAGCTTGATGATAGGTTACCCACTCTTCATTGGGACGTTCTCCTTCCACATGTTGTTCCTGATCACGGCCCTGCTGTATCACAAGATGCGGTGGTACCTTCTGTATCTCTTCTACATGCTCAGGACCTGGTGGGACTATCGTGGGAGACGTGATAGGCAGCGGCAATATGACTTTGATGCCTTTGTCTCTTACAGCAGCTGCGATGAGGCTTGGGTTGTCAGCGAGTTCCTGCCCAACTTGGAAGAGAGGGGACCTCCGTTCTTCAAAGTCTGTCTGCACGGCAGGGACTTTGAGGTGGGCAAAGACATCATGGATAACATCGTGGACAGCATTTATAGGAGCCGCTGGGTGGTGTGTCTGATCAGCCGCCATTACCTGCGCAGTCACTGGTGCTCCTTGGAAGTACGCATGGCCACATACCGCCTTCTGGCAGAGAGGAAGGATTCCTTGGTGATGGTGTTCCTGGAGAAGGTGTCCACGAGGAGCCTCTCCCGCTACCACCAACTGGCCAAGCTGGTGAAGAAGAAAACCTACCTGGAGTGGGAGGAGGACTTGGTCCAGCAGCCTCTGTTCTGGGCCCGACTGCGCAAAGCCATTGGAGGGGATGGAGCTGAGCATCAGGACATCATAGTCAAATGA